A part of Penaeus chinensis breed Huanghai No. 1 chromosome 6, ASM1920278v2, whole genome shotgun sequence genomic DNA contains:
- the LOC125026645 gene encoding uncharacterized protein LOC125026645, protein MKAILALCLLGAASAAVLPLTYTAGTYPFGGGLLPYNAGVFPFSAGVVPYTYGVQPITYVANPVTTHVVQPGYVAQTKGSTHIAPLPSGLGYASHHINVADAPGTE, encoded by the exons ATGAAG gCTATTCTTGCTCTGTGTCTCCTGGGCGCGGCCAGCGCTGCCGTCCTGCCCCTCACCTACACCGCCGGCACCTATCCCTTCGGCGGTGGCCTCCTTCCCTACAACGCTGGCGTATTCCCCTTCTCGGCCGGCGTCGTCCCCTACACCTACGGCGTGCAGCCCATCACCTACGTCGCTAATCCTGTGACCACCCACGTCGTGCAGCCAGGTTACGTGGCCCAGACCAAGGGCAGCACCCACATCGCCCCTCTTCCCTCCGGTCTCGGCTACGCCTCGCACCACATCAACGTTGCTGACGCCCCCGGCACCGAGTAA